In the Loxodonta africana isolate mLoxAfr1 chromosome 1, mLoxAfr1.hap2, whole genome shotgun sequence genome, one interval contains:
- the LOC100666034 gene encoding patr class I histocompatibility antigen, A-5 alpha chain-like isoform X8, giving the protein MEQEGPEYWDRETQRVQGHAQALRVGLRNVRGYYNQSDAGSHTFQKIYGCEVGPDGLFLRGYAQFAYDGADYITLSQDLSSWTAADTTAQITQHNWEAGKFADQVKAYLEGACVEGLHRCLGNGKESLQRADPPKAHVTNHPISDHEVMLRCWALGFYPAEITLTWQRDGEDQTQDMELVETRPAGDGTFQKWVAMVVPPGEEQRYTCRVQHEGLPKPLTLRWEPPPQSTIPVMGIVAGLVLFGALVVGAVVAAVVILRKRSSGGDGVEREGAPCRLQMATVPRALIYLSWLLKLKTTALCGTD; this is encoded by the exons ATGGAGCAGGAGGGGCCGGAGTATTGGGACCGGGAGACACAGAGAGTCCAGGGCCACGCACAGGCTTTGCGAGTGGGCCTGCGGAACGTGCGCGGCTACTACAACCAGAGCGACGCCG GGTCTCACACCTTCCAGAAGATATATGGCTGTGAAGTAGGTCCCGACGGGCTCTTCCTCCGCGGGTACGCTCAGTTTGCCTACGACGGCGccgactacatcaccctgagccAGGACCTGAGCTCCTGGACCGCGGCGGACACGACCGCTCAGATCACGCAGCACAACTGGGAGGCTGGCAAGTTTGCAGATCAGGTCAAGGCCTACTTGGAGGGTGCGTGTGTGGAGGGGCTCCACAGATGCCTGGGGAACGGGAAGGAGTCTCTGCAGCGTGCAG ATCCCCCAAAGGCACATGTGACCAACCACCCCATCTCTGACCATGAGGTCATGCTGAGATGCTGGGCCCTGGGCTTCTACCCGGCTGAGATCACACTGACCTGGCAGCGAGATGGAGAGGACCAGACCCAGGACATGGAGCTTGTGGAGACTAGGCCTGCAGGCGACGGGACCTTCCAAAAGTGGGTGGCCATGGTGGTGCCCCCTGGAGAGGAGCAGAGATATACGTGTCGTGTGCAGCATGAGGGGCTGCCTAAGCCCCTCACCTTGAGATGGG AGCCACCCCCTCAGTCCACCATCCCCGTCATGGGAATAGTTGCTGGCCTGGTGCTCTTTGGAGCACTGGTTGTTGGAGCTGTGGTGGCTGCAGTTGTGATCTTGAGGAAGAGGAGCTCAGGTGGAGATGGG GTGGAAAGAGAAGGAGCTCCATGCAGACTGCAA ATGGCGACAGTGCCCAGGGCTCTAATATATCTCTCATGGCTTCTAAAG CTTAAGACCACTGCCTTGTGTGGGACTGACTGA